A portion of the Rhodopirellula bahusiensis genome contains these proteins:
- a CDS encoding DMT family transporter — translation MHLLLPLLASVLFVCGLIFVKRVSRSAARPDGVGQVTLLFCVNMGSSALMSLLWLFDGPETYWLNFWQPAIVALLFMMGLLLTFTAVEVGDVSIATPVFGVKVVFVTCLLAFSSANGVPSSIWGAAILAATGIALIQWTGQHHPRRIGLTIALALGAACCYATFDLLVQRWSPDWGSTRFLPAVFVIVAALSLLALPWIRWRPVVSNNNWKLLVPAIILLACQAFCITIAVSVFGDAARLNVVYSLRGLWGVLLAYTAARIWGGDEADLSGKLLLMRLSGAGLLTLAVALAVLA, via the coding sequence ATGCACCTTTTACTTCCTTTGCTGGCCAGCGTTCTGTTTGTCTGCGGGCTGATCTTTGTCAAACGAGTCAGCCGATCCGCCGCGCGTCCTGATGGCGTCGGTCAAGTCACGCTTTTGTTCTGCGTGAACATGGGCTCGTCCGCGTTGATGTCGCTGCTGTGGCTCTTCGACGGACCGGAAACTTACTGGCTGAACTTTTGGCAACCGGCGATCGTTGCGTTGTTGTTCATGATGGGCTTGCTGCTGACTTTCACGGCGGTGGAAGTCGGCGATGTCTCGATCGCGACACCGGTCTTCGGCGTGAAGGTTGTTTTCGTCACCTGCTTGCTCGCGTTTTCGTCGGCCAACGGTGTTCCAAGCTCCATCTGGGGAGCCGCTATTTTGGCCGCAACCGGAATCGCATTGATTCAGTGGACTGGCCAACATCATCCTCGCCGAATCGGACTGACGATCGCGTTGGCACTCGGAGCGGCGTGTTGCTACGCGACGTTTGACTTGTTGGTGCAACGCTGGTCGCCGGATTGGGGATCGACTCGGTTCCTGCCCGCCGTGTTCGTCATCGTCGCGGCACTTTCGCTGCTGGCACTGCCATGGATTCGATGGCGGCCCGTCGTCTCCAACAACAATTGGAAGTTGCTCGTTCCCGCGATCATCCTGCTCGCCTGCCAAGCGTTCTGCATCACGATCGCAGTCTCAGTATTTGGCGACGCCGCGCGACTGAATGTCGTCTACTCACTTCGCGGTTTGTGGGGCGTTCTGCTCGCTTACACCGCGGCAAGAATTTGGGGCGGGGACGAAGCCGACCTCAGCGGCAAACTTCTGCTGATGCGATTGTCGGGCGCCGGGTTGCTGACGTTGGCGGTTGCCTTGGCTGTGTTGGCGTGA
- a CDS encoding DUF1571 domain-containing protein, with protein MASDSSSASSDADVPSRGRGRAFLFGLLCFVVGLASGWFLRGKQSPRSVASPPTVVGTDSSSANRTSTDGQSASSEVPMAEVLKLAEESLQHLIANVDGYTTRMIKHEQDRNGVLQEPSEMFMKIRTRHVGGESGHGLRAYLRFETPESAKGREVIWIEDQNDGQLLVREAGFIGSMMTAKLEPTNFLAMRGQRYPITELGLTNLVRKLIERGSRDIDNPDVQVIRTEGHDFDGQSLTLLQIKRSIPSDQPDDFSLAEVVIDEEQKLIVSFRSFGWPESEGETPPLIESYEYHDLVINPTLTDLDFDPTNPDYTFPE; from the coding sequence ATGGCCTCTGATTCATCTTCCGCCTCATCCGACGCTGATGTCCCTTCCCGCGGTCGCGGCCGAGCATTCCTGTTCGGACTGCTCTGTTTCGTTGTAGGACTCGCATCGGGATGGTTCCTGCGAGGAAAGCAATCGCCTCGCTCCGTGGCCTCACCGCCCACCGTGGTCGGAACTGACTCATCTTCCGCGAATCGCACATCAACCGACGGCCAGTCGGCTTCGTCGGAAGTCCCCATGGCCGAGGTGTTGAAGCTCGCGGAGGAATCGCTGCAGCATTTGATCGCCAACGTTGACGGCTACACAACGCGAATGATCAAGCACGAACAAGATCGCAACGGAGTTCTGCAAGAACCGTCTGAGATGTTCATGAAGATCCGAACGCGACATGTCGGTGGTGAATCTGGCCACGGCCTGCGTGCCTACTTGCGATTTGAGACACCTGAATCCGCAAAAGGACGCGAGGTGATTTGGATCGAAGACCAAAACGATGGCCAGCTTCTCGTTCGCGAAGCTGGATTCATCGGCAGCATGATGACCGCCAAGCTCGAGCCCACCAACTTTCTGGCGATGCGAGGCCAACGCTATCCGATCACCGAACTGGGACTGACCAACTTGGTTCGCAAGTTGATTGAACGTGGCTCTCGCGACATCGACAATCCCGACGTCCAAGTCATTCGCACGGAAGGGCATGACTTTGACGGGCAATCATTGACGTTGCTCCAGATCAAACGGTCCATACCGAGCGACCAACCCGATGACTTCTCATTGGCCGAAGTCGTGATCGACGAAGAACAGAAACTGATCGTCAGCTTCCGCAGCTTTGGTTGGCCAGAGTCCGAAGGCGAAACGCCGCCCCTGATCGAATCGTACGAGTACCACGATCTGGTCATCAATCCGACGTTGACCGACCTCGATTTCGATCCAACCAACCCGGACTACACGTTTCCCGAGTGA
- a CDS encoding alpha/beta hydrolase fold domain-containing protein has translation MPGTLVARLGGVVACGFVFASTLAWSADGGNAVQPKEAATAKDEAATAKDSVQSIEVRQFLDLRYSDSDGSAGLFDLHVPISDQHTVTTNDAGDIVVEGSPRPAVLMIHGGGWAIGDKWTLRTYCDRLAQLGFVVVNMNYRLAPQHQFPRQVDDVRQALLQLVKHSDDWKINLNRVGMFGYSAGGHLSALIGVMGNEDRTTQMLASEWPQDDPRWDLLPPIAAVCAGGPPCDFRIVPDDNAGLSYFLGGTPREVPDNYLGASPTAHVSPGDPPMQLIHGEKDLLVPIENSEKFAAALVDAGVAVSLTVIENQGHMMTLFHPTTKQHIQDFFVKQLLDP, from the coding sequence ATGCCCGGAACTCTGGTGGCTCGATTGGGTGGCGTCGTCGCCTGCGGGTTCGTTTTCGCGTCAACGTTGGCTTGGTCCGCGGATGGTGGAAATGCGGTTCAGCCGAAGGAAGCCGCCACCGCCAAAGACGAAGCCGCCACCGCCAAAGACTCGGTTCAGTCCATCGAGGTGCGGCAGTTTCTCGATCTCCGCTACAGCGATTCCGACGGCAGTGCGGGATTGTTTGATTTGCACGTGCCGATTTCGGACCAGCACACCGTCACGACGAACGATGCGGGTGACATTGTCGTGGAAGGTTCGCCTCGACCCGCGGTGCTGATGATTCATGGCGGTGGTTGGGCGATCGGGGACAAGTGGACTCTCCGAACGTATTGCGATCGGCTGGCTCAACTGGGCTTCGTCGTCGTCAACATGAACTACCGCTTGGCACCACAGCATCAATTTCCGCGGCAGGTTGATGACGTTCGGCAAGCTCTGTTGCAGCTGGTCAAGCACTCCGATGATTGGAAGATCAATCTCAATCGTGTTGGGATGTTCGGCTACTCCGCGGGAGGTCACTTGTCGGCGTTGATCGGAGTGATGGGCAACGAAGATCGAACGACGCAAATGTTGGCCAGTGAGTGGCCGCAAGATGATCCTCGTTGGGACCTGTTGCCTCCCATCGCCGCGGTGTGCGCGGGTGGGCCCCCGTGTGACTTTCGGATCGTACCTGATGACAACGCTGGGCTGAGTTACTTTCTGGGTGGAACGCCGCGGGAAGTGCCTGACAATTACTTGGGAGCCTCGCCGACCGCCCATGTTTCACCTGGCGATCCTCCGATGCAGTTGATCCATGGTGAAAAGGATCTGTTGGTTCCGATCGAGAACAGCGAGAAGTTCGCTGCGGCTCTGGTCGACGCCGGCGTGGCGGTTTCGTTGACCGTGATCGAGAACCAAGGGCACATGATGACGCTGTTTCATCCGACGACAAAACAACATATCCAGGACTTCTTTGTCAAACAGCTTTTGGATCCGTAG
- a CDS encoding DUF1559 family PulG-like putative transporter: protein MKRHNFRQRHGFTLVELLVVIAIIGVLVGLLLPAVQAAREAARRMQCSNNLKQLGLATHNFASAYSEDLPMLGEAQEGGHWSAFIMPYCEQSNLFESLTFGSTNWAAGTALSNADISSANPRDRQVAACEAMISVMRCPSSVAPSAIFDASVYSPPWFVAARTPANYLAVVTGIQPNDWKPSWGWGRDNQPTWGDSQTTKHHSELDGMIQTRHPDRARIAQGGMGGATKFRDVIDGLSNTLMFGEAIPDPQLATIASTAENANSGRKDHWAIGGDDFDNWEGTDWSEMGGSTAVPINYAKPVDIPTADDSPEWGAYEVSFGSQHTGGAQFCAGDGSVRFLTESIDMTIFSALGTRDGGEVVEQP, encoded by the coding sequence ATGAAACGACACAACTTTCGCCAACGACATGGCTTCACCCTCGTAGAATTGCTGGTGGTCATCGCGATCATCGGTGTTCTGGTCGGCTTGCTGCTCCCTGCTGTCCAAGCGGCTCGCGAAGCTGCACGACGAATGCAGTGCAGCAACAATCTCAAGCAACTTGGCTTGGCAACACACAACTTTGCCTCCGCGTACAGCGAAGACTTGCCAATGCTTGGCGAAGCTCAGGAAGGTGGTCACTGGAGCGCATTCATTATGCCTTACTGTGAACAGTCCAACCTCTTCGAATCGCTCACGTTTGGTTCGACCAACTGGGCGGCAGGCACCGCGCTCAGCAACGCCGACATCTCATCCGCGAATCCACGGGATCGACAAGTCGCCGCTTGCGAAGCGATGATCAGCGTCATGCGATGTCCTTCCTCCGTCGCCCCTTCAGCTATCTTTGACGCGTCGGTGTATTCGCCACCGTGGTTCGTTGCCGCCCGTACGCCAGCCAACTACTTGGCCGTTGTGACTGGCATCCAACCCAATGACTGGAAACCTTCATGGGGATGGGGTCGCGACAACCAACCAACGTGGGGCGATAGCCAAACGACGAAGCACCACTCCGAGTTGGATGGAATGATTCAAACCCGTCATCCCGATCGTGCTCGGATTGCCCAAGGCGGCATGGGTGGAGCCACCAAGTTTCGCGACGTGATCGATGGATTGTCCAACACCCTGATGTTCGGCGAAGCGATCCCCGATCCACAACTGGCCACCATCGCATCAACCGCTGAAAACGCCAACTCCGGCCGGAAAGATCACTGGGCAATTGGTGGCGACGATTTCGACAACTGGGAAGGTACCGACTGGTCGGAAATGGGCGGTTCAACCGCTGTGCCAATCAACTATGCCAAACCTGTCGACATCCCAACCGCAGATGACTCGCCCGAGTGGGGAGCCTACGAAGTCAGCTTCGGCAGCCAACACACCGGCGGTGCTCAGTTCTGTGCCGGCGACGGATCGGTCCGATTCCTTACCGAATCAATCGACATGACCATCTTCTCCGCTTTGGGCACCCGGGATGGCGGCGAAGTGGTGGAACAACCCTGA
- the ribA gene encoding GTP cyclohydrolase II, translating into MSSSIELNTIPEAVEAIARGEVIIVIDAEDRENEGDFICAGEKATPELINFILGGRGQLCVSVLPEVCKRLELTPVVPQNNAPLQTAFMTPIDIATAKTGITAAERSETIRRLTDSEATEEDFVRPGHVYPLLAKEGGVLRRAGHTEAAIDLSRMAGLAPVGVLCEVLNESGDRASRDDLARLAKQHDLKIISIEHLIAHRRVSEKLVSRAATSELPTRYGDFEVIVYGVNYEAQEPIALVFGDLTAPGTPPLVRMHSSCFTGDLIQSLRCDCGDQLHMALDMISREERGALIYLPQEGRGIGLAQKIRAYALQDKGMDTVEANHALGFKADMRDYGVGLQILKDLGLSEVRLLTNNPKKTKAFNLRGFDLKVVDQVPIVPPTNEHNVRYLETKREKMGHQLPPLS; encoded by the coding sequence ATGTCATCCTCGATTGAGTTGAACACGATCCCCGAAGCCGTCGAAGCCATTGCGCGAGGCGAAGTCATCATCGTGATCGACGCGGAAGACCGTGAAAACGAAGGTGACTTCATTTGCGCCGGCGAAAAAGCGACCCCCGAACTGATCAATTTCATTTTGGGCGGGCGCGGACAGTTGTGCGTCTCGGTCCTGCCAGAAGTCTGCAAACGCCTGGAATTGACCCCCGTTGTGCCGCAAAACAACGCTCCGCTGCAGACCGCTTTCATGACGCCGATCGACATTGCGACGGCAAAAACTGGCATCACCGCCGCGGAACGAAGCGAAACGATCCGCCGATTGACGGATTCCGAGGCCACCGAAGAGGATTTCGTGCGTCCCGGACACGTGTACCCGTTGCTCGCCAAAGAAGGCGGCGTGCTGCGTCGCGCCGGGCACACCGAAGCAGCAATCGACCTGTCACGCATGGCGGGCCTGGCTCCGGTTGGCGTTCTGTGCGAAGTGCTGAACGAGAGCGGCGACCGTGCCTCGCGTGACGATTTGGCTCGACTCGCGAAACAGCACGACCTGAAGATCATCAGCATCGAACACCTGATCGCTCATCGGCGAGTCAGCGAGAAACTCGTCAGCCGTGCGGCGACTTCCGAACTGCCGACACGTTATGGAGACTTCGAGGTCATCGTTTACGGGGTCAACTACGAAGCTCAAGAACCGATCGCACTCGTGTTTGGTGACCTGACCGCTCCTGGCACGCCGCCGCTGGTTCGAATGCACAGCAGTTGCTTCACCGGCGACTTGATTCAGTCGCTGCGATGCGACTGCGGCGATCAACTTCACATGGCACTGGACATGATCAGCCGCGAAGAACGTGGCGCTTTGATCTACCTGCCGCAAGAAGGTCGTGGGATCGGATTGGCTCAAAAAATTCGAGCCTACGCTCTGCAAGACAAAGGAATGGATACGGTCGAAGCCAACCACGCACTGGGCTTCAAAGCCGACATGCGTGACTACGGCGTGGGCCTTCAGATCCTGAAAGACCTCGGTTTGTCAGAAGTTCGCTTGCTCACGAACAACCCCAAGAAAACGAAAGCGTTCAACCTTCGTGGCTTTGACTTGAAAGTCGTTGACCAAGTTCCAATCGTTCCGCCAACGAACGAGCACAACGTTCGTTACCTGGAAACCAAACGCGAAAAGATGGGTCACCAGTTGCCTCCGTTGTCGTGA
- a CDS encoding DUF4129 domain-containing protein yields the protein MSRLHHTAADYAAIAIAPVLIFVMLFSLASFLCTVLYSGNYSGALVWTMLMYSMGATAVARITIENDRQYSSLYAIALGIATLFVLIRYVGDPIFSIGIVWVVGYLADKIVHDCTIVDDSVDSSGQGLVDSGLSFLKLRRQQKQQADISSSNVAGEEGNTPKRKSKRSSKDPAAGHQPGRTVLWLALGALPLFGLGQFFLSGDSKSWNLARILLTLYLFSALSLLVVTSFLNLRRYLRQRQTEMPLDATVAWLAGGIVIIGLILMIAYIAPLPGKAVASMKVPEFLNNRSPLSASEYGWGDEGAEISDENDAQSSETSPDGSPSGETKPGAKAGGQKGNREDGPAGSDPGGKKQGKGQDPGGDQPAGGKKSESSKNQSTSNDSKNSGNQQQQKFEQQGKASQNDSPQSKGESASQSDQSSESNSEPSESSNGDSQSGDQDDSNSPSESSEENQSPENQSAEDQSSQQSKQNDEQSSPPSDNQNQNANQQKEPLSARTKPPPDRSPSLSGVFNTMASMLKWLILLGLLAFIAFFVVRNLDAILAWWDSLFADDDREPSEQQPSTKKKLEPETPPRPFASFRNPVGDPDPRRVVVVTFQALEAWCREQGVERSPDETPSEFVRRVAVQFPTLGQSAVQVVDAYNRIVYGRAAATKDDVEAASSVWQVFAGGIRTS from the coding sequence TTGAGCCGACTGCATCACACCGCCGCCGACTACGCCGCCATCGCGATTGCGCCGGTGTTGATCTTTGTGATGCTGTTCAGTCTGGCCAGCTTCTTGTGCACCGTCCTGTATTCGGGGAACTACTCGGGTGCGTTGGTGTGGACGATGCTGATGTACTCGATGGGAGCCACCGCGGTCGCTCGCATCACCATCGAAAACGATCGCCAGTACTCGTCGCTGTACGCGATCGCACTCGGCATCGCGACTTTGTTTGTCTTGATTCGCTATGTCGGCGACCCAATCTTCTCGATCGGAATCGTATGGGTGGTCGGCTACTTGGCGGACAAGATTGTTCACGACTGCACGATCGTGGACGACTCCGTTGACAGCAGCGGACAAGGTTTGGTCGACAGTGGTTTGTCGTTCCTCAAACTTCGGCGGCAGCAAAAACAACAAGCCGATATCTCGTCGTCGAACGTCGCGGGCGAAGAAGGCAACACGCCCAAGCGAAAGTCCAAACGATCTTCGAAAGACCCCGCCGCCGGCCACCAACCTGGCCGGACTGTGTTGTGGTTGGCACTGGGTGCATTGCCGCTGTTTGGTTTGGGTCAGTTCTTTCTCAGTGGAGATTCCAAGTCATGGAATCTCGCTCGAATTTTGCTGACGCTCTACTTGTTCTCCGCGCTGTCGCTGCTGGTGGTGACATCATTCTTAAACCTTCGACGCTACCTGCGTCAGCGACAAACGGAGATGCCGCTTGACGCAACCGTCGCTTGGCTTGCTGGTGGCATTGTCATCATCGGACTGATTCTGATGATCGCCTACATCGCTCCGTTGCCAGGCAAAGCCGTTGCGTCGATGAAGGTTCCCGAATTTCTTAACAACCGATCGCCACTGTCAGCCAGTGAATATGGTTGGGGCGACGAGGGCGCGGAGATCAGCGACGAGAACGACGCCCAGTCATCCGAAACCAGCCCGGACGGATCGCCAAGCGGTGAAACCAAACCCGGTGCAAAAGCCGGCGGTCAAAAAGGCAACCGCGAAGACGGTCCGGCGGGTAGCGATCCCGGTGGCAAGAAGCAGGGCAAGGGACAAGACCCCGGCGGCGATCAACCTGCTGGCGGCAAAAAGAGCGAATCATCCAAGAACCAATCCACTTCCAACGATTCCAAGAACTCGGGCAACCAGCAACAACAAAAGTTCGAACAACAAGGCAAAGCATCGCAAAACGATTCGCCTCAGTCGAAGGGCGAATCCGCATCTCAATCCGATCAGTCAAGCGAATCGAACTCGGAACCATCCGAATCATCCAACGGCGATTCGCAGAGCGGAGATCAAGACGATTCCAACTCCCCATCAGAGTCATCTGAGGAAAACCAATCGCCTGAGAACCAGTCCGCCGAAGATCAATCGTCACAGCAATCCAAGCAAAACGACGAGCAGTCCTCGCCACCTTCCGACAACCAGAATCAAAACGCGAATCAGCAGAAGGAACCGCTGTCGGCCCGGACCAAACCTCCGCCCGATCGTTCACCATCTTTGAGCGGCGTGTTCAACACGATGGCGAGCATGCTGAAGTGGCTGATCCTCCTTGGCTTACTCGCCTTCATCGCGTTCTTTGTCGTCCGCAACTTGGACGCCATCCTCGCGTGGTGGGACAGCCTTTTCGCGGATGACGATCGAGAGCCCTCGGAACAACAGCCATCAACCAAGAAGAAACTTGAACCCGAAACGCCACCGCGACCATTCGCATCGTTTCGCAACCCGGTTGGCGATCCCGATCCCCGGCGTGTGGTGGTCGTCACGTTCCAGGCGTTGGAAGCTTGGTGCCGGGAACAAGGCGTCGAACGCTCGCCGGACGAAACGCCTTCGGAATTTGTACGTCGCGTTGCGGTCCAGTTCCCGACGCTGGGTCAATCTGCGGTTCAGGTCGTCGATGCCTACAACCGAATCGTTTATGGTCGTGCAGCGGCCACGAAAGATGATGTCGAGGCCGCCAGTTCCGTATGGCAAGTCTTCGCTGGTGGCATCCGCACTTCATGA
- a CDS encoding LamG-like jellyroll fold domain-containing protein, which yields MEDSDGLNAIRLDGVRSYFVADQPWTDLQTRLPSEAITIAAWVSLDQMTQYGGIVSALQDNGDLEQGWVLGYNDKTFTFGLSSQDADDGNGMMTYLEGNTEAVPGKWFHVAGVYDGETMQLWVNGKLDAETDVQGGPILYPKQTDLAVGAYLDKNESYPMCGRLAKIAVYDLAAKPAWIEHDFKHQEAWAELPPTAKKKAPLDFLVAPFLQYATTDSIRVVCETNSECEVTVRFGETAEFDRESIAGSDDKTIHSALLDGLTPETGHYYQVTATDIETKASVESGVLSFQTASLPETPYAFAVISDTQGNPAVSGKVGELAWGLRPNFLVVPGDLVSTGTIKNEWVYQFFSSMNPLISRVPFYPVLGNHERNADHYYRYMDLPAPEYYYSFRYGNAAFFMLDSNKEMGPDSEQYQWLEKQLSALESEKKDGEVVWTFVSFHHPAYSSDENDYGDLWKGKSNWGDLRIRPMTKLFDRFGVDIVWNGHIHSYERTWKMHNEKPQNDRGTIYMITGGGGGGLEQAGPIRPPFQQTVRRGHHFVYVAVNGNELQLKSYDLEGQLFDTVSVKKQTETSSTK from the coding sequence TTGGAAGATTCTGATGGGCTCAATGCCATTCGTTTGGACGGAGTGCGTTCCTACTTCGTCGCAGACCAACCCTGGACTGATCTTCAGACCAGACTTCCCAGTGAAGCGATCACCATCGCCGCTTGGGTTTCGCTGGATCAAATGACTCAATACGGAGGCATCGTCTCGGCTCTTCAAGACAATGGTGACTTAGAACAAGGTTGGGTTCTTGGTTACAACGACAAAACATTCACGTTTGGACTCTCCAGCCAGGATGCTGACGACGGGAATGGAATGATGACCTACTTGGAAGGAAACACCGAAGCGGTTCCTGGCAAATGGTTCCACGTCGCGGGTGTTTACGATGGTGAAACCATGCAGCTATGGGTCAATGGCAAGCTGGATGCGGAAACCGATGTCCAAGGCGGACCAATTTTGTATCCGAAGCAAACCGATTTAGCGGTCGGTGCCTACTTGGACAAAAACGAATCCTATCCCATGTGTGGACGACTCGCCAAAATCGCTGTTTACGACTTAGCAGCCAAACCAGCATGGATTGAACACGACTTCAAACATCAAGAAGCATGGGCAGAGCTTCCTCCAACCGCGAAAAAGAAAGCCCCGTTGGACTTCTTGGTCGCTCCGTTTCTGCAGTACGCCACCACCGACAGCATTCGAGTGGTTTGCGAAACCAATTCCGAGTGCGAAGTCACGGTGCGTTTCGGAGAAACCGCGGAATTCGACCGTGAGAGCATTGCCGGTTCCGACGACAAAACTATCCACTCGGCGTTGTTGGATGGCCTGACCCCCGAAACCGGGCACTACTATCAAGTCACCGCGACCGACATCGAAACCAAAGCTTCGGTCGAAAGCGGAGTGCTATCGTTCCAAACCGCTTCTCTGCCTGAAACTCCGTACGCTTTTGCTGTCATTTCTGATACGCAGGGCAACCCTGCCGTCAGCGGAAAAGTCGGTGAATTGGCATGGGGACTTCGACCAAACTTCTTGGTGGTCCCCGGCGACCTTGTCAGCACTGGCACGATCAAGAATGAATGGGTCTATCAGTTTTTCTCCAGCATGAACCCGCTGATCTCTCGAGTCCCGTTCTATCCTGTCCTGGGCAACCACGAACGGAATGCGGATCACTACTACCGGTACATGGACCTTCCCGCACCCGAATACTACTACTCGTTTCGATATGGGAATGCAGCGTTCTTCATGCTCGATTCCAACAAGGAAATGGGTCCGGACAGCGAACAGTATCAGTGGCTCGAAAAACAGCTCTCCGCACTCGAATCCGAAAAGAAGGATGGCGAAGTGGTTTGGACGTTTGTCAGCTTTCACCATCCCGCGTATTCATCCGACGAAAACGACTACGGAGACCTGTGGAAAGGCAAGAGCAATTGGGGCGACTTGAGAATTCGCCCAATGACCAAATTGTTCGATCGCTTTGGTGTGGACATTGTCTGGAATGGACACATCCACTCTTACGAACGAACCTGGAAGATGCACAACGAGAAACCTCAGAACGACCGAGGCACGATCTACATGATCACCGGTGGCGGCGGTGGCGGTCTTGAACAAGCCGGCCCCATCCGACCTCCGTTCCAGCAAACCGTTCGTCGCGGACACCACTTCGTTTACGTCGCGGTCAATGGCAACGAATTGCAACTGAAGTCGTATGACCTGGAAGGCCAACTGTTTGATACGGTTTCGGTGAAGAAGCAGACTGAAACGTCCTCGACCAAGTGA
- a CDS encoding potassium channel protein, whose translation MTSHLHAPIHTQIARVTAPWMFAISVWFLVCQAILIVMWVDVPNLRESTTQAHVDEYVIRVDSTYLGMWFERIAIFSMLAIWPIVILESVYHWIIRPKSRSMRWFHFFTLMFCICPSLRMCARSYEMHGQLWLPGMSWQRTNKRLRRRLAQHFSFPMIGIALLILPVLVTEFFLKDQVARYQWLRITLHVSTGVIWFAFAAEFILMVSIAEKKIQYIRQNWVDLAIIMLPFFSFLRSMQAVRGTRLAKLAKIPQLAKLARAYRLRGTALKGFRALVILGVATRLFKTNKKRQLERLQAELAVARRETRLIRLAIARLEREIQEELDDEAELSAAIADTGSHSDAKISEKNLA comes from the coding sequence ATGACCTCGCATTTGCACGCACCCATTCACACCCAAATCGCACGCGTCACGGCGCCGTGGATGTTTGCGATATCGGTGTGGTTCCTGGTGTGCCAAGCGATCTTGATCGTGATGTGGGTTGATGTCCCCAACCTGCGTGAATCGACGACGCAAGCTCACGTCGACGAATACGTGATTCGAGTCGACTCGACTTACTTGGGCATGTGGTTCGAACGAATCGCGATTTTTTCGATGCTGGCGATTTGGCCCATCGTGATCCTCGAGTCCGTCTACCACTGGATCATTCGTCCAAAGTCGCGATCGATGCGATGGTTCCACTTCTTCACGTTGATGTTCTGCATTTGCCCATCACTTCGCATGTGTGCTCGCAGCTACGAAATGCACGGCCAGCTCTGGTTGCCGGGCATGTCGTGGCAACGCACCAACAAACGATTGCGACGCCGTTTGGCTCAGCACTTCAGCTTTCCGATGATCGGCATCGCGCTGTTGATCTTGCCGGTGTTGGTCACTGAATTCTTTCTGAAAGACCAAGTCGCGAGGTACCAATGGCTGCGAATCACGTTGCACGTCAGCACCGGAGTGATCTGGTTCGCTTTCGCCGCAGAATTCATTTTGATGGTGTCGATCGCGGAGAAGAAGATTCAGTACATCCGCCAAAACTGGGTCGATCTGGCGATCATCATGTTGCCGTTCTTCTCGTTTTTGCGATCGATGCAGGCGGTCCGCGGAACCCGTTTGGCGAAACTCGCGAAAATTCCGCAACTGGCCAAATTGGCTCGGGCATATCGGCTTCGAGGCACCGCTCTGAAGGGCTTTCGAGCCCTCGTGATTTTGGGCGTCGCCACTCGGTTGTTCAAAACCAACAAGAAACGCCAGCTCGAACGATTGCAGGCGGAATTGGCCGTTGCGCGTCGTGAAACGCGACTGATCCGGCTCGCAATCGCACGCTTGGAGCGAGAAATCCAGGAGGAACTGGACGACGAGGCGGAATTGTCGGCGGCAATTGCCGACACGGGCAGCCACAGCGACGCCAAGATATCCGAAAAGAATCTCGCCTAA